A single window of Taeniopygia guttata chromosome 1, bTaeGut7.mat, whole genome shotgun sequence DNA harbors:
- the LOC100229020 gene encoding claudin-8, with translation MACCVLQITGLIFGGVGMVGTLAATAMPQWRVSAYVDGNIVVFETIWEGLWMDCISQLGIRLQCKLYDSVLALPPPLEAFRALMCLAAGLAVVAFLTAIAGVKYSRRGTRGPGAVSIFILAAGTAFLLTGTLVLIPVSWTGASIIRDFYDPEVPVPLKRELGAALYVGWGSAALLLAAGAMYCHCWCQAGTAAGPSYPRLARAGLPREEGPALGVHAYV, from the coding sequence ATGGCTTGCTGCGTGCTGCAGATCACCGGGCTGATTTTCGGCGGCGTGGGCATGGTGGGCACCCTGGCAGCCACGGCCATGCCCCAGTGGAGGGTGTCCGCCTACGTGGACGGCAACATCGTGGTGTTCGAGACCATCTGGGAGGGGCTGTGGATGGACTGCATCAGCCAGCTGGGCATCAGGCTGCAGTGCAAGCTCTACGACTCGGTGctggcgctgccgccgccgctggAGGCCTTCCGGGCCCTCATGTGCCTGGCCGCGGGGCTGGCCGTTGTGGCTTTCCTCACGGCCATCGCGGGGGTCAAGTACAGCCGGCGCGGCACGCGTGGGCCAGGGGCCGTCAGCATCTTCATCCTGGCCGCCGGGACTGCCTTCCTGCTCACGGGCACGCTGGTACTGATCCCGGTCTCCTGGACCGGGGCCAGCATCATCCGCGACTTCTACGACCCCGAGGTGCCCGTGCCGCTGAAGCGGGAGCTGGGCGCTGCCCTGTACGTGGGCTGGGGTAGcgctgccctgctgctggccgcggGGGCTATGTACTGCCACTGCTGGTGCCAGGCCGGCACGGCCGCCGGGCCCAGCTACCCCCGGCTGGCCCGGGCAGGGCTGCCCCGCGAGGAAGGGCCGGCCCTAGGCGTCCATGCCTACGTGTAG
- the MRAP gene encoding melanocortin-2 receptor accessory protein, with protein MANRTNSSEYFWSCEYYWNYKDPIPVDGSKLKVNKYSIVIAFWDGLAAFVTFLFLILLCMSCSRSTPAKKSSVSLG; from the exons ATGGCTAACAGAACAAACTCCTCGGAGTATTTCTGGTCTTGTGAATATTACTGGAATTACAAAGATCCGATCCCAGTAGACGGAAGCAAGTTGAAGGTTAATAAAT actCCATCGTCATTGCCTTTTGGGACGGCCTTGCTGCGTTCGtgacatttcttttccttattttgctgTGTATGTCCTGCTCCAGATCAACACCAGCAAA aaaatcttCAGTTAGCTTGGGATGA
- the LOC140684284 gene encoding uncharacterized protein, with the protein MAADPRPPRALRGRSARAAVGPALGPPEQRSGSGAAPGAARRPRRLGGTGIWAWGFGSRSCRCLLWEPGRAASSSAGGCGWQGRRCEAGSGLRSVAASRWVGRAALGRALPLRLRPARGSGPAGDRVPFSLWPRGAGAVPVPGPHRHHRSRSAASGPAGGHGAAPQPPQDAEPPRPGSPVATALPCEQQRLPPPPRVRIPRDPRRTGGVAALGLLLPLRLCPVRGWRSPEPPQGRDHLLSLALQGRSCRALPVARSVPNARPGTGTGAPDSAGTDTAKGLPVAPQPGTALNRRAGMLQPGQTPPTAQKDPKERLALPGNGGTAVCRGALTAIPVSDLPELPHSCQILNPKQ; encoded by the exons ATGGCGGCGGatccgcgcccgccccgcgctcTGCGGGGACGCTCGGCCCGGGCTGCGGTGGGACCGGCGCTCGGGCCGCCGGAGCAGAGATCCGGATCGggggctgctcccggcgctGCACGGCGTCCGAGGCGCTTAGGCGGGACCGGGATCTGGGCCTGGGGATTTGGGTCCCGGTCCTGCCGGTGCCTGCTGTGGGAGCCGGGCAGAGCCGCTTCTTCCTCGGCGGGCGGGTGTGGGTGGCAGGGCCGGAGGTGCGAGGCGGGATCGGGGCTGAGGTCGGTCGCGGCATCGCGCTGGGTAGGAAGAGCCGCTCTGGGACGGGCGCTGCCGCTCCGGCTGCGGCCGGCCCGGGGCTCGGGTCCCGCAGGGGATCGGGTCCCGTTCTCGCTGTGGCCGCGGGgagccggggctgtgccggtGCCGGGACCCCATCGGCACCACCGCTCCCGCAGCGCCGCCTCCGGCCCCGCGGGAGGACACGGagccgccccgcagcccccgcagGATGCCGAGCCCCCCCGCCCCGGTAGCCCCGTGGCCACCGCGCTCCCCTGCGAGCAGCAGCGCCTGCCTCCCCCTCCCCGTGTCCGCATCCCTCGGGACCCCCGCCGAACGGGCGGGGTTGCAgcgctggggctgctgctcccgctCCGACTGTGCCCGGTGCGGGGCTGGAGGAGCCCGGAGCCCCCGCAGGGCAGAGACCACCTCCTGTCcttggctctgcagggcaggagctgccgtgccctgcccgTGGCACGCAGTGTGCCAAACGCACGTCCCGGCACGGGCACTGGAGCACCAGACAGCGCGGGCACAGACACGGCTAAAGGGCTGCCTGTGGCTCCTCAGCCAGGGACTGCTCTGAACAGGCGTGCAGGGATGCTTCAGCCCGGACAGACACCACCGACAGCCCAGAAGGACCCCAAGGAACGGCTGGCATTACCTGGGAATGGAGGCACGGCCGTTTGCAGAGGGGCTCTGACAGCAATTCCTGTTTCTGACCTCCCTGagctcccacacagctgccag ATACTAAATCCCAAGCAATAG